Proteins from one Embleya scabrispora genomic window:
- a CDS encoding sugar porter family MFS transporter, which yields MAGSTATTGQSSGGGDGASGGGSGGGYSENLGHVIFITAAAAMGGFLFGYDSSVINGAVEGIRGKFSPGSSLLAQVVAAALVGCAIGAAIAGRIADRIGRIRVMQIAAVLFAASAVGSALPFALWDLALWRVLGGTAIGMASVIGPAYIAEVAPPAYRGRLGSFQQAAIVTGIAVSQLVNWGILNLADDDQRGKVIFGLEAWQVMLGVMVLPAVLYGLFTFTIPESPRFLLSVGREAQARKVLAEVEADGVDLDARVAEIRDAMRREHKSTFKDLLGGGGFVFLPIVWIGIGLSVFQQLVGINVIFYYSASLWQSVGIDPNSSFLYSFTTSIINIIGTLIAISLVDRVGRKPLALVGSTGMAISLGLVAWAFSARTGKGENIKLPDTEGTVALIAAHSFVLFFALSWGVVVWVFLGEMFPNRIRAAALGVAASAQWIANWVITVSFPTLSDWNLSATYVMYACFAVLSIPFVLKFVPETKGKTLEEMG from the coding sequence TTGGCCGGCAGCACAGCGACGACCGGGCAGTCGAGCGGCGGTGGCGACGGAGCCTCGGGCGGTGGTTCCGGCGGCGGCTATTCGGAGAACCTCGGCCACGTCATCTTCATCACGGCCGCCGCCGCCATGGGCGGATTCCTCTTCGGCTACGACAGTTCGGTGATCAACGGCGCGGTCGAGGGCATCCGGGGCAAGTTCTCGCCGGGTTCCAGCCTGCTCGCCCAGGTGGTCGCCGCCGCGCTGGTCGGTTGCGCGATCGGGGCCGCGATCGCCGGCCGGATCGCCGACCGGATCGGACGCATCCGGGTGATGCAGATCGCCGCCGTGCTGTTCGCGGCCAGCGCGGTGGGATCCGCGTTGCCGTTCGCGCTGTGGGACCTGGCCCTGTGGCGGGTTCTGGGCGGTACGGCGATCGGGATGGCCTCGGTGATCGGTCCGGCGTACATCGCCGAGGTCGCCCCGCCGGCCTATCGCGGCCGGCTCGGCTCGTTCCAGCAGGCCGCCATCGTCACCGGCATCGCGGTCTCCCAGTTGGTCAACTGGGGCATCCTCAACCTGGCCGACGACGACCAGCGCGGCAAGGTGATCTTCGGCTTGGAGGCGTGGCAGGTGATGCTCGGCGTGATGGTGCTGCCGGCCGTGCTGTACGGCCTGTTCACCTTCACCATCCCCGAGTCGCCGCGCTTCCTGCTCTCCGTCGGGCGGGAGGCCCAGGCGCGGAAGGTGCTCGCCGAGGTCGAGGCCGACGGCGTCGACCTGGACGCGCGGGTGGCGGAGATCCGCGACGCGATGCGGCGCGAGCACAAGTCCACGTTCAAGGACCTGTTGGGCGGCGGCGGGTTCGTGTTCCTGCCGATCGTGTGGATCGGCATCGGGCTGTCGGTGTTTCAGCAGCTCGTCGGGATCAACGTGATCTTCTACTACTCGGCGTCGCTGTGGCAGTCGGTGGGCATCGACCCGAACAGCTCGTTCCTGTACTCGTTCACCACCTCGATCATCAATATCATCGGCACGCTCATCGCCATCTCGCTGGTCGACCGGGTGGGCCGCAAGCCGCTCGCGCTGGTCGGTTCGACGGGCATGGCGATCTCGCTCGGCCTGGTGGCGTGGGCCTTCTCGGCCCGCACCGGGAAGGGCGAGAACATCAAGCTCCCGGACACCGAGGGCACCGTCGCGCTGATCGCGGCCCACTCGTTCGTGCTGTTCTTCGCGCTGTCGTGGGGCGTGGTGGTGTGGGTCTTCCTCGGCGAGATGTTCCCCAACCGGATCCGCGCGGCGGCGCTGGGGGTGGCGGCGTCGGCGCAGTGGATCGCGAACTGGGTGATCACGGTGTCGTTTCCGACGTTGTCGGACTGGAATCTGTCGGCCACGTATGTGATGTACGCGTGCTTCGCGGTGTTGTCGATCCCGTTCGTGCTGAAGTTCGTGCCGGAGACGAAGGGCAAGACGTTGGAGGAGATGGGGTGA
- a CDS encoding ABC transporter permease, protein MTAATIAAAPTASARHLAGTPTLIRLALRRDRVLIPVWVVALVGTLSSTERSLEKLYDTAAERADVAHDMNANGSFRALYGAVYADSYGALTVWRVGATVALLAGLMSVLVVIRHTRDEEETGRQEALSAAMVGRRAPLTAALVGAALANLALLVLCTAVLRGAGQPTAGSLAFGTAVALTGMVFAGIAAVAAQLTENTRLARGIAVAALGVAFVLRAAGDAARPAADGGSHPLVWATPLGWAENVRPFAGDRWWALLPSAALAAGCAVLAYALAGRRDIGAGFIRPRPGPAHAPSSLAGVYGLAWRLHRGTLAAWAVGLAFGGAVFGGIADGAKDIVGDNDGTRDLVRRMGGHVDLTDAFLSTLIGLLGLICVVFAAGSILRLRDEETAARAEPLLANAVGRLRWAGGHLLAAYLGTAVVLTAGGLAMGLSYGITVGDVSGQLPRVLLATLAQTPAVWVMTGLAVLIVGALPRLTPAVWGLVGLVIALGWLGPALKLPQALLDVSPFAHLPKLPGADVTATPYAYLLTLAAILPIVGLTGLRHRDLD, encoded by the coding sequence ATGACCGCCGCCACCATCGCCGCCGCCCCCACCGCGTCGGCCCGCCACCTCGCCGGCACCCCCACCCTCATCCGCCTCGCGCTGCGCCGCGACCGCGTGTTGATCCCGGTCTGGGTGGTGGCCCTGGTCGGCACCCTATCCAGCACCGAACGCTCCCTCGAAAAGTTGTACGACACCGCCGCCGAGCGCGCCGACGTCGCACACGACATGAACGCCAACGGCTCGTTCCGGGCCCTGTACGGCGCGGTCTACGCCGACTCCTACGGCGCCCTCACCGTCTGGCGCGTCGGCGCCACCGTCGCCCTGCTCGCCGGACTGATGAGCGTGCTCGTGGTGATCCGGCACACCCGTGACGAGGAGGAGACGGGCCGCCAGGAGGCCCTGTCCGCCGCGATGGTCGGCCGCCGCGCGCCCCTCACCGCGGCCCTGGTCGGCGCCGCCCTGGCCAACCTCGCGCTCCTGGTCCTGTGTACCGCCGTCCTGCGCGGCGCCGGCCAACCCACCGCCGGCTCCCTCGCGTTCGGCACCGCCGTGGCGCTGACCGGCATGGTCTTCGCCGGCATCGCGGCGGTGGCCGCGCAACTGACCGAGAACACCCGCCTCGCCCGCGGCATCGCCGTCGCCGCCCTCGGCGTCGCCTTCGTCCTGCGCGCCGCGGGCGACGCGGCGCGGCCCGCGGCCGACGGGGGCAGCCATCCACTCGTGTGGGCGACCCCGCTCGGCTGGGCCGAAAACGTCCGCCCCTTCGCCGGCGACCGCTGGTGGGCCCTGCTCCCCTCCGCCGCCCTCGCGGCCGGGTGCGCCGTGCTCGCGTACGCCCTCGCCGGTCGGCGCGACATCGGCGCCGGTTTCATCCGCCCACGCCCCGGACCGGCCCACGCCCCCTCGTCGTTGGCCGGCGTATACGGCCTGGCCTGGCGCCTCCACCGCGGCACCCTCGCGGCCTGGGCGGTCGGCCTCGCCTTCGGCGGCGCGGTGTTCGGCGGCATCGCCGACGGCGCCAAGGACATCGTCGGCGACAACGACGGCACCCGTGACCTGGTCCGCCGCATGGGCGGCCACGTCGACCTGACCGACGCGTTCCTGTCCACCCTGATCGGCCTGCTCGGCCTGATCTGCGTGGTGTTCGCGGCCGGTTCGATCCTGCGCCTGCGCGACGAGGAGACCGCCGCCCGGGCCGAACCGCTGCTCGCCAACGCGGTCGGCCGACTGCGCTGGGCCGGCGGACACCTGCTGGCCGCCTACCTCGGTACGGCCGTCGTCCTGACCGCCGGCGGCCTCGCGATGGGCCTGTCGTACGGGATCACCGTGGGGGATGTTTCCGGCCAACTCCCCCGCGTCCTGCTCGCCACCCTGGCCCAGACGCCCGCCGTGTGGGTGATGACCGGCCTGGCCGTCCTGATCGTCGGCGCGCTGCCCCGCCTCACCCCGGCGGTCTGGGGCCTGGTCGGCCTGGTCATCGCACTCGGCTGGCTCGGCCCGGCGCTGAAGTTGCCGCAGGCGCTCCTGGACGTATCACCGTTCGCCCACCTGCCGAAGCTGCCCGGCGCCGACGTCACCGCCACGCCGTACGCCTACCTGCTCACCCTCGCCGCCATCCTGCCCATCGTGGGCCTGACCGGCCTGCGCCACCGCGACCTCGACTGA
- a CDS encoding ABC transporter ATP-binding protein: MNTAISVSGLHKSFGRTHALDGLDLQVATGEVHGFLGPNGAGKSTTIRVLLGLIRADRGDVTLLDGDPWRDAVALHRRIAYVPGDVTLWRNLSGGEVIDLYGRLRGGLDPARRADLLERFELDPTKKGRAYSKGNRQKVALVAAFASDVDVLILDEPTSGLDPLMEEVFRTCVAEERDRGRTVLLSSHILAEVEALCDRVSIIRNGRTVESGSLTDLRHLSRTTVRAQLTGPADGLADLPGVHDLRGEADHTVLQVDNEHLNPVLRRLADIGVRGLTSSPPTLEELFLRHYRTEDTRPAPEHAAVSR; encoded by the coding sequence ATGAACACGGCGATCAGCGTCTCCGGTCTGCACAAGTCCTTCGGACGCACGCACGCCCTCGACGGCCTGGATCTCCAGGTCGCGACCGGCGAGGTACACGGCTTCCTCGGCCCCAACGGCGCCGGCAAGTCCACGACCATCCGCGTCCTCCTCGGCCTGATCCGCGCCGACCGGGGCGACGTCACCCTCCTCGACGGCGACCCGTGGCGCGACGCGGTGGCCCTGCATCGGCGGATCGCCTACGTACCGGGCGACGTCACCCTCTGGCGCAATCTCAGCGGCGGCGAGGTGATCGACCTGTACGGCCGGCTGCGCGGCGGCCTGGACCCGGCCCGGCGCGCCGACCTGCTGGAGCGGTTCGAACTCGATCCGACCAAGAAGGGCCGCGCCTACTCCAAGGGCAACCGGCAAAAGGTGGCCCTGGTCGCCGCGTTCGCCTCCGACGTGGACGTCCTGATCCTGGACGAGCCCACCTCCGGCCTGGACCCGCTGATGGAGGAGGTCTTCCGCACCTGCGTCGCCGAGGAACGCGACCGCGGCCGCACCGTGCTGCTGTCCAGCCACATCCTGGCCGAGGTCGAGGCGCTGTGCGATCGGGTCAGCATCATCCGCAACGGACGCACCGTCGAGTCCGGTTCGCTCACCGACCTGCGCCACCTGAGCCGGACCACCGTACGCGCCCAACTCACCGGCCCGGCCGACGGCCTGGCCGACCTCCCTGGCGTCCACGACCTGCGCGGCGAAGCCGACCACACCGTCCTCCAGGTGGACAACGAGCACCTGAACCCGGTGCTGCGCCGGCTGGCCGACATCGGCGTACGCGGCCTGACCAGCAGCCCGCCCACCCTGGAGGAGTTGTTCCTGCGCCACTACCGCACCGAGGACACCCGGCCCGCGCCGGAGCACGCGGCGGTGTCGCGATGA
- a CDS encoding GbsR/MarR family transcriptional regulator, whose protein sequence is MREEESVAKRDEAAVARYVERFAGELTDAGMQRMGARVFAALLAADSASMTSAELAESLRISPAAVSSAIGYLTQVRMVHREREPGSRRDRYCLHDELWYETYGERDKLLSRFEAILRDGAQSLGPDTPAGARALESADFFAFLQEEFIGVMQRWRSRTTKHPSP, encoded by the coding sequence ATGCGAGAAGAAGAGTCGGTGGCGAAGCGCGACGAGGCGGCCGTCGCGCGCTATGTCGAGCGCTTCGCGGGCGAGTTGACGGATGCGGGCATGCAGCGGATGGGCGCGCGAGTGTTCGCAGCCCTCCTGGCGGCCGACTCGGCGAGCATGACCTCGGCCGAACTGGCCGAGTCGCTGCGGATCAGCCCGGCGGCGGTGTCCTCGGCGATCGGCTATCTCACCCAGGTACGGATGGTCCACCGCGAACGCGAGCCGGGTTCGCGGCGGGACCGCTACTGCCTGCACGACGAACTCTGGTACGAGACCTACGGCGAGCGCGACAAACTCCTGAGCCGCTTCGAGGCGATCCTGCGAGACGGCGCCCAATCCCTGGGCCCGGACACCCCGGCAGGCGCCCGAGCCCTGGAATCCGCCGACTTCTTCGCCTTCCTCCAGGAAGAATTCATCGGAGTAATGCAACGCTGGCGCTCCCGAACCACCAAACACCCCAGCCCCTGA
- a CDS encoding HNH endonuclease family protein, which produces MTVTRTRTTGRRMASLVVAATSIGALLFTPGTAVAAPATGAAASATRIPLRDAIANLRVAEEDRSGYDRSAFRHWIDADKNGCTTRHEVLIDEAVNPPEIGAKCALTGGRWYSYYEDAYVDGAAGLDIDHMVPLAEAWDSGASAWTPKQREAYANDLDQPRALVAVTGKYNRSKADQDPSTWLPPYEGARCTYLTDWVTVKTKYDLAVDPTEFDTLQRLSAQCPNVPIEPGTL; this is translated from the coding sequence ATGACGGTGACGAGGACGAGGACCACCGGGCGCCGGATGGCCTCCCTTGTGGTGGCGGCCACGAGCATCGGCGCGCTGCTGTTCACGCCGGGCACGGCGGTGGCGGCGCCGGCCACGGGCGCGGCGGCGTCGGCCACGCGCATTCCGCTACGGGACGCGATCGCCAATCTCCGGGTGGCGGAGGAGGATCGTTCCGGCTACGACCGGTCCGCGTTCCGGCATTGGATCGACGCGGACAAGAACGGCTGCACGACCCGCCACGAGGTGCTGATCGACGAGGCGGTGAACCCGCCCGAGATCGGCGCCAAGTGCGCGTTGACCGGCGGCCGTTGGTACTCCTATTACGAGGACGCCTACGTCGACGGCGCGGCCGGTCTGGACATCGACCACATGGTCCCGCTTGCCGAGGCGTGGGACTCGGGCGCATCCGCGTGGACTCCGAAGCAGCGTGAGGCGTATGCCAACGACCTCGACCAGCCGCGGGCGTTGGTGGCCGTGACGGGGAAGTACAACCGCTCCAAGGCCGATCAGGACCCGAGCACGTGGCTGCCGCCGTATGAGGGGGCGCGCTGTACGTACCTGACGGACTGGGTGACCGTGAAGACCAAGTACGACTTGGCGGTCGACCCGACCGAGTTCGACACGCTCCAGCGCCTGAGCGCGCAGTGTCCCAACGTGCCGATCGAGCCCGGCACGCTCTGA
- a CDS encoding APC family permease, whose amino-acid sequence MSERIPSEIPRSAPAAGRRTLGVLPLVGIFFFTVSGGPFGLENSLAAAGPGMTLLMIVLVPVVFGVPNALVAAELSAAIPVDGGYYHWTKIALGKGAAFVFGAWNSIGSVLNLALYPILLVDYLATWAPDIARGKGLVIVDLFHGGFVVDLHWIVTVALILPMAYLNYRGSKAVSEYSVGMMLVILTPFAVLTVLGIRHAVGNGIDVLSPFTVPDQSVHSSVAGALGVIVWLYLGFDGPSTVLGEVADAHRTYTRALLISVPLIITAYLLPTIAAVGSGLHRDSPADWVQGDFVVVGDALGGIWLKVLISLGSALSLVGLFMAILLTSTRVPRALAADAYLPRWMARDSRRFNTPVGALAASTTVVIVLAAVDFGSILRATVLLTLASILLEFAAFLVLRWRYPQMSRPVRVPGGWPGAVLVVALPTAMIVYLAWSTAVDEPATFATSVVVALVAVLLYPLCRRFVKGDRPDAEIDSSRVELGPDRFAGFGSRKASV is encoded by the coding sequence ATGAGCGAACGAATACCGTCGGAGATTCCGCGGTCGGCGCCCGCGGCCGGCAGACGCACGCTCGGCGTACTGCCCCTGGTCGGAATCTTCTTCTTCACGGTGTCCGGCGGCCCCTTCGGGCTCGAAAACTCACTCGCCGCCGCCGGTCCGGGCATGACCCTGTTGATGATCGTCCTGGTGCCGGTGGTCTTCGGCGTCCCCAACGCGCTGGTGGCAGCGGAGTTGAGTGCCGCGATACCGGTCGACGGCGGTTACTACCACTGGACGAAGATCGCGCTCGGCAAAGGTGCGGCATTCGTGTTCGGAGCCTGGAATTCGATCGGGTCCGTGCTGAACCTCGCCCTCTATCCGATCCTGCTGGTCGACTACCTGGCCACGTGGGCCCCCGACATCGCCCGCGGGAAGGGCCTGGTGATCGTGGACCTGTTCCACGGCGGTTTCGTCGTGGACCTGCACTGGATCGTCACCGTCGCCCTCATCCTCCCGATGGCGTACCTGAACTACCGCGGCTCGAAGGCGGTGAGCGAGTACTCGGTCGGGATGATGCTGGTGATCCTCACACCGTTCGCGGTGCTGACGGTCCTCGGCATCCGGCACGCGGTCGGCAACGGGATCGACGTGCTCTCGCCCTTCACGGTGCCGGATCAAAGCGTGCACTCGTCGGTGGCCGGCGCGCTCGGCGTGATCGTGTGGCTCTACCTCGGCTTCGACGGTCCGAGCACCGTGCTGGGCGAGGTCGCCGACGCGCACCGGACCTACACCCGGGCCCTGCTCATCTCGGTACCGCTGATCATCACCGCCTACCTGCTGCCCACCATCGCCGCCGTCGGCAGCGGGTTGCACCGGGATTCGCCCGCCGACTGGGTCCAGGGCGACTTCGTCGTGGTCGGTGACGCCCTGGGTGGAATCTGGCTGAAGGTGCTGATCTCGCTGGGATCGGCGCTCTCCCTGGTCGGGCTGTTCATGGCGATCCTGCTGACCAGTACCCGGGTCCCGCGGGCGCTCGCCGCCGACGCGTACCTGCCGCGCTGGATGGCCCGGGACAGCAGACGCTTCAACACGCCCGTGGGTGCGCTGGCGGCCAGCACCACCGTCGTCATCGTGCTCGCCGCCGTCGACTTCGGCTCGATCCTGCGGGCCACGGTGCTGCTCACCCTGGCCTCGATCCTGCTGGAATTCGCGGCCTTTCTGGTCCTGCGCTGGAGGTATCCGCAGATGTCGCGGCCGGTTCGCGTCCCCGGCGGTTGGCCCGGGGCGGTCCTGGTCGTCGCGCTGCCCACGGCGATGATCGTGTACCTGGCATGGAGTACGGCGGTCGACGAGCCCGCGACGTTCGCCACGAGTGTCGTGGTGGCGCTAGTGGCCGTGCTGCTGTACCCACTGTGCCGACGTTTCGTCAAAGGCGATCGGCCGGACGCCGAGATCGACTCCTCCCGGGTCGAGTTGGGTCCGGACCGTTTCGCGGGATTCGGTTCTCGGAAAGCGAGTGTCTGA
- a CDS encoding serine hydrolase domain-containing protein gives MDVKPDVHQVLSGLAEQLRTRWPVPGIAISVVDGSGESAFVTAGFANAESGAPISRRTRFEIGSISKTFTAFLFGVLADEGKVDLDAAVADHLPWFAPNGGSRAITVRHLLQHTSGLVAGADALPDAAARGYALRDARTWVEPGELFHYSNEGYNLLGLIVEQVTGQSTADAMTERLLRPLGMRDSAARIVHEEIAELATGYRFLRDDRPPLPSAPLAPAGFFEYASADGNVLATASDLGRFARMLLGRGTLDGATIVEPERFRQLLTMPADTVGPDYACGVGVETIDGRTWLTHAGGMVGYRSYLAVDIDGGHGVAVLTNAPGECQIISRFARHALAVVQGAPADPALFDPERIPDARRYVGVHGTAPRGIRVESVGDDRLSLTSEGVTGKLYDAGDGRLVCDHPKWSAYHHSWDGRWLYGPESLGPGPSAPTAPPRALVGRYRSYTPWYPAFDIVQRAGRLHMIAATGVEAPYDEPELVPLDDETFRVGADPRLPERLTAGPAPDGAVLWVDVDGCRYTRSFRDQPES, from the coding sequence ATGGATGTGAAACCGGACGTGCACCAAGTGCTCTCGGGCCTTGCGGAGCAGTTGCGGACCCGGTGGCCGGTGCCGGGGATCGCGATCAGCGTCGTCGACGGGAGCGGCGAGTCGGCGTTCGTCACCGCGGGATTCGCGAACGCGGAGTCCGGGGCGCCGATCTCGCGTCGCACGCGCTTCGAGATCGGCTCCATCAGCAAGACCTTCACCGCCTTCCTGTTCGGCGTACTGGCGGACGAGGGGAAGGTGGACCTCGACGCGGCCGTCGCCGATCACCTGCCCTGGTTCGCCCCGAACGGCGGCTCCCGCGCGATCACCGTCCGCCACCTTCTCCAGCACACCTCCGGCCTGGTGGCCGGGGCCGACGCGCTGCCCGATGCCGCCGCACGCGGCTACGCGCTGCGCGATGCGCGGACCTGGGTCGAACCGGGTGAGCTGTTCCACTACTCCAACGAGGGCTACAACCTGCTGGGGTTGATCGTCGAGCAGGTGACGGGGCAGTCGACGGCGGACGCCATGACCGAACGGCTGCTGCGGCCCCTGGGCATGCGCGACTCGGCGGCGCGGATCGTCCACGAGGAGATCGCCGAACTCGCCACCGGATACCGGTTCCTGCGCGACGACCGCCCGCCGCTGCCGTCGGCCCCGCTCGCGCCGGCCGGCTTCTTCGAGTACGCGTCGGCCGACGGGAACGTCCTGGCGACCGCTTCCGACCTGGGCCGGTTCGCCCGCATGTTGCTGGGCCGGGGCACCCTGGACGGAGCCACGATCGTCGAGCCCGAGCGTTTCCGACAGCTCCTCACGATGCCGGCCGACACGGTCGGTCCCGACTACGCGTGCGGCGTGGGCGTGGAAACGATCGACGGCCGCACCTGGCTGACACACGCCGGCGGGATGGTCGGATACCGCTCGTACCTCGCCGTCGACATCGACGGCGGGCACGGTGTCGCCGTGCTGACCAACGCCCCCGGCGAGTGCCAGATCATCAGCCGCTTCGCCCGCCATGCGCTCGCCGTCGTCCAGGGAGCCCCGGCGGACCCGGCGCTGTTCGACCCGGAGCGGATCCCCGACGCCCGGCGCTACGTCGGGGTCCACGGAACGGCGCCGCGTGGGATCCGCGTCGAGTCCGTCGGAGACGATCGCCTCTCGCTCACCTCGGAAGGGGTGACCGGCAAGCTGTACGACGCGGGGGACGGGCGGCTGGTGTGCGACCACCCGAAGTGGTCCGCCTACCACCACTCCTGGGACGGACGCTGGCTCTACGGACCCGAGTCACTGGGCCCAGGCCCCTCCGCGCCGACCGCCCCACCGCGCGCACTCGTGGGTCGCTACCGGAGCTACACCCCCTGGTATCCCGCTTTCGACATCGTGCAACGGGCGGGACGCCTGCACATGATCGCCGCGACCGGCGTGGAAGCGCCGTACGACGAACCGGAACTCGTTCCGCTCGACGACGAGACGTTCCGCGTCGGAGCCGACCCCCGGCTGCCGGAGCGACTGACGGCGGGACCCGCCCCGGACGGCGCGGTGCTCTGGGTCGACGTGGACGGGTGCCGCTACACGCGCTCGTTCCGGGATCAGCCGGAGTCGTGA
- a CDS encoding helix-turn-helix domain-containing protein has translation MDNIGPALLRLVQEGTGGGPLTDVAIHAPGAPTQLGPGCVVLGVGVTTEAELRELTAAMRQAGAEVLAVKAPVPSSADDAPAIIEVNRDASWMHVATTVREQLLADARTRVRSADSGAELFALANAIYEAVGAPVTIEDRFSALVAWSRGQDRTDSERIETILGRAVHQRTLAEQRARQEFERLHAGTEPVYMAATGAGRLARVAIAVRAGSDVLGYIWAAVTGPLDEEATARLREFAPVVALQLVGLRTETGYARRQRGELAAAVLGGAADPVEAGRLHLGPGPICVLAAAPRAAGDAGSDAPAAAGLRRFADTLEYFLAAVHPRSAVVTGTGVVYVLAAWPAEHATAAESAVALARDFLARTPLAGDYVVAVGGPAESMGRVADVRAQADAALRALRHPAVRGPAVRTVEDTALAVLLLHLADATEALGLPEAGGALRRLRREEGSDGPLAATLAAYLAAAGATDTAAEALHIHPNTMRYRLRRIREVSGLDFADADAMLLAHLQLRVRELRTSASHDSG, from the coding sequence GTGGACAACATCGGTCCGGCGCTGCTGCGCCTGGTTCAGGAGGGGACCGGCGGCGGGCCGCTCACCGACGTCGCCATCCATGCCCCCGGTGCGCCGACACAACTCGGACCCGGGTGCGTGGTGTTGGGGGTCGGCGTGACCACGGAGGCCGAGTTGCGCGAGCTGACCGCGGCCATGCGGCAGGCCGGCGCGGAGGTGCTGGCGGTCAAGGCTCCGGTGCCGTCGTCGGCCGACGACGCGCCGGCGATCATCGAGGTCAACCGGGACGCGTCCTGGATGCACGTGGCGACGACGGTGCGCGAGCAGCTGCTCGCGGATGCGCGGACACGTGTGCGCTCGGCCGACAGCGGCGCGGAGCTGTTCGCACTGGCGAACGCCATCTACGAGGCCGTCGGCGCCCCGGTCACCATCGAGGACCGCTTCTCCGCGCTGGTCGCCTGGTCGCGTGGGCAGGACCGGACCGACTCCGAGCGAATCGAGACCATCCTGGGGCGGGCCGTGCATCAGCGCACGCTCGCCGAACAGCGCGCGCGCCAGGAGTTCGAGCGGCTCCATGCCGGCACCGAACCGGTGTACATGGCGGCGACCGGGGCGGGCCGGCTGGCAAGGGTGGCGATCGCGGTCCGGGCCGGTTCGGACGTCCTCGGCTACATCTGGGCCGCCGTCACCGGGCCGCTCGACGAAGAGGCCACGGCCCGGTTGCGCGAATTCGCGCCCGTGGTCGCCCTGCAACTGGTGGGTCTGCGCACGGAGACCGGCTACGCCCGCCGCCAGCGCGGCGAGCTGGCCGCCGCGGTACTCGGCGGGGCCGCCGACCCGGTCGAGGCCGGCCGGCTCCACCTGGGCCCCGGCCCGATCTGCGTCCTGGCCGCGGCCCCACGGGCGGCCGGAGACGCGGGCTCCGACGCGCCGGCCGCCGCCGGGCTGCGCCGGTTCGCCGACACGCTGGAGTACTTTCTGGCGGCGGTGCACCCGCGTTCAGCCGTGGTGACCGGCACCGGAGTGGTGTACGTACTGGCCGCCTGGCCCGCGGAACATGCCACGGCCGCGGAGTCGGCCGTCGCCCTGGCCCGCGACTTCCTCGCCCGGACCCCATTGGCCGGTGACTACGTGGTCGCCGTCGGCGGCCCGGCCGAATCGATGGGCCGGGTCGCCGACGTGCGGGCGCAGGCGGACGCCGCGTTGCGGGCGCTGCGGCATCCGGCCGTCCGCGGACCGGCCGTGCGCACCGTGGAGGACACGGCGCTGGCGGTGCTGCTCCTGCACCTCGCCGACGCGACCGAGGCGCTGGGTCTGCCGGAGGCCGGCGGCGCGCTGCGGCGGCTGCGCCGGGAAGAGGGCAGCGATGGTCCGCTGGCGGCGACCCTGGCCGCCTACCTCGCCGCCGCGGGAGCCACCGACACCGCGGCCGAGGCCCTGCACATCCACCCCAACACCATGCGTTATCGGCTGCGCCGCATCCGCGAGGTCTCCGGGCTCGACTTCGCCGATGCCGACGCCATGCTGCTCGCGCACCTCCAACTGCGGGTGCGCGAGCTGCGGACGAGCGCTTCTCACGACTCCGGCTGA